The following DNA comes from Quercus robur chromosome 1, dhQueRobu3.1, whole genome shotgun sequence.
AACTCTACGCGGCCTCTCATTCAATTCATTGATACGTACTAATAGTGATATAGTGGTGGTGTGAATTTGAGGTTTAGCTTTAGCTTGATTtgctgaagaagaaaaggactTCCGCTTATTTGGTTGGTTTCATTAACGTTATGAACAAGATAGTGAGTATGACTTCCCATTGTATAATCTGCTTGTTTGtttattacccaaaaaaaaaaaatctgtttgtttgcttgttatATTTTTAAGTCTATAATTGCATCTTGGTTTGTTGGACTTTCCCTAGAGGATGATCTTGTTCTAGGGAATTGGGTTTGACAAAGTTAAATACATGTAAATTTTACTCTTACAATGTTTTCGTTTACATGATTtatggggatttttttttttccgcttACATGATTTATGGGGAATTGGGTTTTAGAGTAGTGGAAAAGAAGTAGATTATGGAAtgtatataaaaacaaaaaaaaaatttagaagtttttgtgaaatttataGAGTTAAAATGTGGGGTGGTGCCAAAAACGCAGGGTTAGCCCTTTTGTGCGGCAACAAAGCCGGCTTTTTAATGGTGTCTTGAGGTTGAAATGTATGAGCAAGAAGTGAGTGTAACGCGTTAataacattttctcaaatatTAAAACTCACAACTCTTTATTATAAGCGTTTAGCCCATGTGACCTTCGATGCCACTTCTCATGGGGTGCCATGCTTCCCCTAGACCTTTTTGTTAAACTTTTCAACTTTATGCATATAAAGCCATTGGATCCATTGCTCTTCAAAAACTCACTAATGCCACTACCAACTTCTTATTCACAACCCCATTTGGTCTCTTCTCTTCCAATTTCATAAGGTGGAGTCAAACTCTTGGAGATATCagtcataatttgattgatgTATATAGATTTctctcttcacaaccatatatAACTGCTTTTGCTGATCTGGGTTGTCGGTTTTTGGTCAGTGTCAACTTCAACTGCTACAcaaatttttatgtttcagTTCAGGTTCTGTGTTCTGTGTTTGGCTGTTTCTGACTGAGATATATTTGCTTTGCATTTGTAGGTCTGCCAATCTCTCTAATCTTGTTTAATTATGGGTTTCTTTCGAAGTCAGTCGTCGAGAAGTGGGGATTACTTGGAAGGAATGCTTAGTGATTATGTTGGTGGAAAGACCAAGTTGAAAGCTCAAAAGAGCACCTCAGCTCGACTTGTCACGGCGCTTACTTGTCTCCAATTTGCCTTTGCAGTGTATGCAACATTCCTATTGTATTACATGAGTCCTACAATAGATTTGCGGACCAAACCAGACTTTACGTGGGCTACACGAATCGCTCAACAATGGAAGCAATTCATAATCACACCCCATGTTCTTAGGCACTACCAGGAACCCTCTTCTCTCATTGGATCCGAAATCCAGCCAATTACTCCATCTTTAGTATGTGAGCATGAGAAAATAGATTTCATGCAGAAGAAGTCTAATGACGCCCAGATGATCAAGTTTAAAACAGAGCTTTACAATGAGGTATTGGACTTCCAAAGCAAAAACTTTGGTACTGAAACTCTGGCTCAGCTATTGGCAATGAAGTCTAAGTGGGACTTGCGAGGTCCAAACAAGCCAAAAGTCACAGTGATATTAAACcatttcaaaaggaaaactcTCTGTGCCCAGCTTGATTCATTGCTTGAACAGACCCTTCCTTTCCACCACGTTTGGGTTCTTTCATTTGGGAGCCCAAATGAACTCTCTTTGAAAAGAATTGTAGATAGCTATAATGATTCAAGAATAAGCTTCATAAGTTCAAGCTATGATTTCAAGTACTATGGGAGGTTCCAAATGGCTTTACAAACAGAAGCAGATCTTGTATATATCCTTGATGATGACATGATTCCTGGTAGGAAAATGTTACAGATTTTGTCACATGTAGCCGGGACTGACAAGTATAAGAATGCGGTTTTGGGCAGTATAGGACGGATTTTGCCATTTAGGCAGAAGGATTTTACGTTTCCAAGCTATCGAAAATTTAGGTCTAAGGAGGCAGGACTTTATTTGCCTGACCCTGCTTATGATATCACAATTGATAAAATTGTGCAGGTGGATTTTCTTTCCAGCTCTTGGTTCCTGTCTGCAGAGCTTGTCAAGACACTTTTCATCGAGACACCCTTCACCTTTGCAACTGGCGAAGATCTGCACCTTAGGTATGTATACTATCATTGAAATCCttcaatatttttggtttttattcaCATTTGAATAGAAGTGCaagtttatattatataaatttaggtTATATTACTAATTGGTATCCTCAACTATTCGACAAATCTCAATTTTGTTCAACTACTGTTTATGTCGATATCATTCTCTAAATTTTCAAGATGAAGATAATTTTATCCTTGAGTTTCCTTTCGATTAAAATCTTGGCGGAATCATTTGAAAGTTGCCTTAATTAAAATAGTTATAAATGTGTTTAAAAGTTAAGGAATGAAGCtgacataattattaattaagggACTAAATTGAACTTTATCcaataactaaatataaaagatcaaattaataatttaacctatatttataaataagtttttgaaaccAAATCATCACTAGTGGAAATATGACATGATTAGTGCTAGCTaggaagagttttttttttttttttttggtaaatattcTAGGAAGAGTCAATAGACTGTAAGTCTCTACCAATGGATTGTTAATGGATTTACCAAACTTAGTAGTTTAAGTAGTATTTATAAAGGAATACTGTTTCTGATCTCATTTCTCTAATATCAATAAGGTCATAACAGATTAGAATTTATATTGGGCTGCTCACCTGTGCAATAATATATGTACATATTAGTCATCATCTGAAGAAATAACTGGGACCATCAAACCAATTTTGTGAGTCTCAAGGCTCAACTAGTTGATTATCATGTCTAGGGATTAATAATATACAAGGCCATTTATCACGTTAGATCGATTATACTCTTTTATATGATCTTGACTAGGCCACAGGCCACTAACTTGATTTAGGTATATAAAGTTGACGATCGACTCAGGaagcatttgaaattttgaagtaCTATTATTGGAAGTagtccaatttttattttatgcacTTAGTATTGTATTATAGATAGGAATCTTCGTACCTATACCttcttttattaataacatGGTCAACTTCTCTGTTTTAACATTATTATAGTACaggaatagaaaaagaaactcAGAAAATATAGTCCATTTTTAAGATGAGTATTCTCTAGAATCTTTACCCTGCCACCTTTGCTAATATTTATCTATCTACTAATTTGTCTcatctagattttttttcttaatttaaaaaaaattagggtctAGATGAGACACGAAATGCTCAATTTGCTGGATGAAGCAAAAACTTTATTAGAAATCTCAGTTTCCTTTTTGAGATTCTCTGAAGCACTAGCTCAATATTATTAAAGTTGGTTTGGTACTGGTATGAAGTCCAGGGCTATACCTGTATACCAGAGTGCACCATGTAATGATATAATGCAATGTACACTAATAATAAAGGTTGTTACCATTGAATTTAGAGGTGAGGCCTATCTTGTTTTAACCTGATATTATAACAGTATAAAACATAGTTAATCTACATAGTTAAACTAAAGCTTGAACATAATTCAGTAGAAGAAAACAATAGAATGAAATTTATATATGGCTGTCAAATTTTGAGTCATTATTCATGTAATGCACGTCCCTTTGAATACTACTCttgaaaatcatgaaaattgtCCATAGTGCTACACTATATTGCACCTTGTCCATGTTGTCATCTTGAAAATTGTCATATTTCCATGGCTTTCAAAATATTGTGACAGCATTTAGGACCATTCACATGTTCTACTGGTGTTTCTATTATATGAATGAGCTTCTAATGTTCAAAATTTCCCACAAAAACATGCAGTTATCAACTTCAGAAGTACAGAAACGCTGGCTCGTTTGTTCTTCCAGTTGACCCAAAGGACAAGGAAACATGGGGTGATAGTGAACATAGACTTGCCTATGTGTCTGAAACCACTGTAATCTTCAAAGACATTGTTCAAGTTCGGGATGAGCAATGGTGGAAAGCACTCTCTACTGGTTATATCACTCAATGGGCTGCAATGCATCCTCAAAAAATCGATGCACTTTTCTATGCCCACTCAGTTGATGAGGTTAAAGTGCTCGCGCCCCTACTTGAAAAGTTCAGGTCCACTGTTGGCAAAAAGGCCTACATTGCTGTCTCTGGAGGCGATTTCTGCCCTTGTGAGGATGCTACAACTGCTCTCAAGTGGCCTAAGTTAGTATGCAAAGAGAGAAGGTTTAAGATATTTGATCTGGCAATAGGATCTCTATCAGGAATATCGAATTCGGAGGTGCCAGTGGTACAAGCATTGTACTCCAGCATGAAAGGTTTGATCAAAATTCACAATCCCAGCGTGGTGATCACAGTGGCTGACATTGATCCTCATGTGAGGAAGGCTTTAAAGATGGCAACAGAAACAAATTCCAATGGCACAACACTGGTTCTTTTACCAAGACCCTCCATATCAAAGGTTCTTTGGATGGCTGATCTACGATCAACTGCATTGCCAAGTAAGAATGCTAGCTTTCTGTTCTTCATTGCTATTTTCAATTGTGGTAACTGAACCCCAGAATAAACATAAGATAGTCTAAACTTAGCCCTCAAAAGCATGAATACAAGTTGATCTTCATAGTACTTGAGTCCTCTAATTTGGTGAACTTTTGAGAGTAAAGGAATTTATCAAGTTCTTAAACATGGATTCCCTCTACCTATATGATAACAAAGCATGAAACTTTCCCTTGTTAGAATTGAAAGAAGACAAGCACGTATCTCTAGGACCAACTTTCACATTGTAAACTATATCTTCATAACCAAAATAGTTATTAGTCATGGTTGTGCTTGCTACTAGAGTTAAGAAAAGGAGTGTCGTCTTTTTGCTTTCATCCTCACATAacgtgtatttttttttttttttgtataggtaTATAACGTGTATATTAATTACATGAAGAATTAATCATATCAAACAGGACCAACTTAGTTGTTTTttagtggagttgtggtgtgcctttatGTTAGACCCCATTTTCCtctcctttgtgtgtgtgtgtgtgtttgtttctcaaaaaaaaaaaaacttagctgTTTGGGTCATGTCCACTAATGTGCAACCCAATTGGCCAAGTTTGGCCAAATTCCAACTAGAATATTCAATTTCTATGTTACACATGTACAAGTGTTGATACAGTTGTCAAACCTGGCGAGGCACTAGTGTCCAATTTAGTATTATCTAAGTTAGAATTATTATGAATTTTACGTAAgttttacatatttatgtttcaccaatcataaaaaaaaataaaaatgtatataCCTCTATTGATTCTGTTTTTCTGTTAGTCAATCATCTAAGCAATCAATTGGTGAAATGCAGATTGGAACAAGATGCGGGTTTCTGTGAACATTATCACCCAAAACCGTGTTCATTCATTAACAAGGCTTCTCAAATCTCTCAGCAATGCCTACTATCTTGGGGATGAGATCCCTATCAGCTTCAACATGGACAGTAAAGTGGATGAGGCAACAATTAAACTTGTAAACTCATTCGAGTGGCCTCATGGCCCCAAAACCCTCAGAAGAAGAATCATTCAAGGAGGACTCATTCGAGCAGTCAGTGAGAGTTGGTACCCATCATCAGATGATGATTTTGGCCTCCTACTTGAAGACGATATCGAAGTCTCCCCTTACTACTATCTATGGATCAAATATGCCCTCTTAGCATACCACTATGACCCTCAAGTGTCTCTTCCAGAGCTCACCTCTCTCTCCCTTTACACGCCTAGGCTTGTTGAGGTAGTGAAAGAAAGGCCTAAATGGAATCCAACAGAGTTTTTCAAGCACATACATCCAAACACACCTTATCTCCACCAGTTACCTTGTAGTTGGGGTGCAGTTTTCTTTCCCAAGCTTTGGAGAGAGTTCTATGTGTACATGAACATGAGGTTCACTGAGGATGCAAAGTCAAACCCAGTTCAAATTCCAAAGTCTAGAACAAATGGGTGGCAAGCTTCATGGAAAAAGTTTCTCATTGACATGATGTACCTTAGAGGCTATGTAAGCCTTTATCCAAACTTTCCAAAGCAATCAAGCTTCTCAACTAACCATATGGAACCAGGGGCTCATATTAGTGCAAAAGACAACGTTGTTAAGCATGACAAGTCAGACTTTGAGGTTCCATTGTTAAAGGTCGATTTTCGGACATTGTTACCAGGTGGGAAATTGCCTCCGGCTTCAAGGTTGCCATCATTGAACCTCTTCAACCAGCCAGTTTCTCTAAAGGGACTCAAGTCAGCTGGGGCCAAGTTGGGCCAAGATGTACTTAGATGTAACAATGTCTCAGAGATAGTAGCTGTTGATCACGTAACAGGTCTGCCAATGCGCTGTGcaaaattctgatttttttttttaatttgtttgttatcaatttattctttctttgttctcttttaagaaataattctgggaatatatttttcttaaacttcAAGGGGGGAGGGGATACTGATTGGTGAGGAATCCAAATTATTTTACTCTTTGTGATGCAGCCAAAAGTGGCTTGCTCAAGCTCTTAGTAAAAAGCTCCTTATACAACTCTttgtgtctgtgtttgtgtgTCTTTGTTCCTTTCCAAATTAAATCAAcgtttgtaattaaatttttctctatttgtcaATATCACACGAATCAGTTCTGTTTTTTGATAAGCCACCACTAGAAGTAATTCGCAAAATGCTGCAAGTATCAAGGAATTCAATCTTTTCAAGAGGAAATTAATGTATGTTAACTTGAATCCAAGTTCATATTAAATAAACATAATGCTTAAAGGTATGAGATAAGAAAAAGAGTTCTTAACTTTATTAGTGTGGGTGTGTTACCCCTAATGTGACGTTCAACCGCTCACTACATGATGTTTAACATTAAGCAAGGCATTTTGTAGAAGTCTTGAAAATATTGTACGGGGTATTTAATAGTATTCTCCTAAAGTCTTGATACTTTTTGGAATTCCCAATGAAGATATTTTAGGAACTAAATTTTTCCtctcccaactatcaaattataaaaaatataaacaataaaatcatTCAATAGTTAAACCTAAGGGTTTAAGCGTAACTCTTGACACAGCGGTGAAACTCAAGCTCTTAGTGGCAACCTCAGACACTTGACAATGCATCCAAATATCCAAGCACTCAACAGTAAGATTAGGCACACATAGTGGTCACCCAAGTACCAGCGATAAGCTTAGGCACTTAGTAGTAAACCCAAGTACTAAAAACAAACCTGGGTGCTCTGTTTTGTTGAGGGAACATGAAGGACCACTATAAAAATGTTCGAAGGAATCGAACATGAaggaccaaaataataattttgaaacttaaatggacaaaataaaaacaactccAAACTTTAGAGGGTCAAAAATATGTACTttagttatatatttattacattAAATTAGGGCTTTTCGATTCCTTAATGGTTTAACCAAATTGATTAGTATAATATgtaattgtcacatcaattcAATTAGTATTTTGTCAAATGTGTAATATCTCATGTACCATTTAATTTCAGTAATAATTTGaccaaatttattaatataatatgtGATTGTCAAATCTAACTAGTACCACCAAGGCCTTGATTGAGCTATTATCGTAAGTACAATACATTCGTTTAGTTTTGTAATACCACGAATACCATCGGGGCTATCATCATGAACACAACACATTTGTTGAAACCCCACTACTCAAACCACCCTACTTCCATCAAGTATCATACGAAGCGATACAACTACTCTTGCCACCAAGCCACACTCTCACAATGGTGTCTTTGCACTCCATTTTCACATTTAATGGAGTATATGGGTGATATTTCTCAggccaaaattttaatatcttatataatatatgcaTTCAATTTTGTACCAAGTGTCATTCCAATtgtcctatcaaaaaaaaaaaaaaaatgtcctatTACTTGATACCAAGTGTCTATCTATATATAACTTTGACAACAacgaaaacaaaatcaaaccaaaaggagaaaatatatttaagaaCAAAttcaactaataatttttttttttttttttgaaatgtgcTTCTAATACAATTGaaattaattcttaaaatattaaaaaatgtaattagtaataatttttaaaaaatatttgtgggGACCGGCCTAGAATAATAGGTTGACTAGGCCCTGGGCTCGTTCGAGGACCAGTCCGTCCGATGAGACATCGTGCCCCAGAATCCTTATTTAGACCCACTGGGGTAAAGAGAatatgtccgaggaggaatttctcctcggacactgCAAAATCCAGATCGAAGGTGCGTCCCAGCCACTGTAGTCCATTCCCCGAATACGCAAAAAGGAAGGagacccaaaatatctcagcaaatgctgccaccaccacattaaatgtatcacaactactctcctggccgcattaatgaagagaagacccctgaacagtgctaccttggccactgcaactcacaaagaattgataagggtgtctgatgggacatgtgctcaagtgggggtttggatgatcaacaa
Coding sequences within:
- the LOC126725796 gene encoding uncharacterized protein LOC126725796, encoding MGFFRSQSSRSGDYLEGMLSDYVGGKTKLKAQKSTSARLVTALTCLQFAFAVYATFLLYYMSPTIDLRTKPDFTWATRIAQQWKQFIITPHVLRHYQEPSSLIGSEIQPITPSLVCEHEKIDFMQKKSNDAQMIKFKTELYNEVLDFQSKNFGTETLAQLLAMKSKWDLRGPNKPKVTVILNHFKRKTLCAQLDSLLEQTLPFHHVWVLSFGSPNELSLKRIVDSYNDSRISFISSSYDFKYYGRFQMALQTEADLVYILDDDMIPGRKMLQILSHVAGTDKYKNAVLGSIGRILPFRQKDFTFPSYRKFRSKEAGLYLPDPAYDITIDKIVQVDFLSSSWFLSAELVKTLFIETPFTFATGEDLHLSYQLQKYRNAGSFVLPVDPKDKETWGDSEHRLAYVSETTVIFKDIVQVRDEQWWKALSTGYITQWAAMHPQKIDALFYAHSVDEVKVLAPLLEKFRSTVGKKAYIAVSGGDFCPCEDATTALKWPKLVCKERRFKIFDLAIGSLSGISNSEVPVVQALYSSMKGLIKIHNPSVVITVADIDPHVRKALKMATETNSNGTTLVLLPRPSISKVLWMADLRSTALPNWNKMRVSVNIITQNRVHSLTRLLKSLSNAYYLGDEIPISFNMDSKVDEATIKLVNSFEWPHGPKTLRRRIIQGGLIRAVSESWYPSSDDDFGLLLEDDIEVSPYYYLWIKYALLAYHYDPQVSLPELTSLSLYTPRLVEVVKERPKWNPTEFFKHIHPNTPYLHQLPCSWGAVFFPKLWREFYVYMNMRFTEDAKSNPVQIPKSRTNGWQASWKKFLIDMMYLRGYVSLYPNFPKQSSFSTNHMEPGAHISAKDNVVKHDKSDFEVPLLKVDFRTLLPGGKLPPASRLPSLNLFNQPVSLKGLKSAGAKLGQDVLRCNNVSEIVAVDHVTGLPMRCAKF